GCGCCAGAAGTGGCCGAAATGGCTGGAAGCACTCTGGCGCAATCACAACCCCCGGTCCACCGGGATCTCCGAAGCCAAAGAAAACATTAACCATCACTACGACCTGGGCAACGAGTTCTACCGGCTCTGGCTGGACAGCGCTGAAATGCAGTACACCTGCGCCTATTACGAGAGCCCCGAGCTGACCCTGGAACAGGCTCAACTGGCCAAGCTGGAGCATGTCTGCCGCAAGCTCCGTCTCAAACCCGGCATGACCGTGGTCGAGGCCGGCTGCGGCTGGGGTGGGCTGGCCCGTTACATGGCCCGCAACTACGGCGTCAAGGTGCACTCCTACAACATCTCAAAAGAGCAGCTGGCCTTTGCCCGGGAGGAGGCCCGCAAGCAGGGGCTGAATCATCTGGTGGAATACGTCGAGGACGACTACCGAAACATCAGCGGTCAGTACGATGCCTTTGTCTCCATCGGCATGCTGGAACACGTGGGAAAGGAAAACTACGAGGCGTTGTCCGAACTCATCAAGCGGAGCCTGAAACCCGACGGGATTGCCCTGCTCCACAGTATTGGCCGCAATCGCCCGATGCTGATGAACGCCTGGATCGAAAAACGCATCTTCCCCGGCGCCTATCCGCCCAGCATCGGCGAATTCATGGAAATCTGCGAACACGGCGATTTCTCGGTACTGGATGTGGAGAACCTGCGCCTGCATTACGCCCAGACCCTCAGCCACTGGATGGATCGTTTCAACGAGAACGAAGACAAGGTAACGGCTATGTACGATGGCCACTTTACCCGGGCCTGGCGCATGTATCTGGCGGGCTCCATCGCTGCGTTCCGCGCCGGCTCCCTCCAGCTGTTCCAGGTGGTTTTCACCCACGGCGACAACAATAGTCTGGCGCAGAACCGCCGGGATCTGTATGCGTTTCCAGCGGCACCAGAGGAGGCCTGATGGATTATTACGACCTGATCATCGTCGGTGCCGGCCCAGCCGGCTCCACCCTGGCCAGTGCCCTTGAGACCAGCGGCAAAAAAGTACTGACCATCGACAAACAGGATTTTCCCCGGGATAAAACCTGCGCGGGCTGGGTGACTCCTGCCGTCATGAAAACCCTGAAGATTGATCTCGACGAGTACGCCAACGGACGGACATTCCAGCCTATTCGCCGGTTTCGCATCGGCATGATGGGGCAGCCGGCCGTGGAAAACGACCACGGCGATGTGGTCAGCTATGGCATTCGCCGGTGTGAATTCGACGATTATCTGCTCAGCCGCGTCACCGGTCCGAAACAGCTCGCCACGCCGGTCAAGTCCATCGTCCGGAAAGACGGCAACTGGGTCATCAACGACACCTGGGAGGCCCCGCTTGTCGTGGGCGCCGGCGGGCACTTCTGCCCGGTTGCACGGTTGCTTGGCGAAGGCCCGGGTAGCCACGAGACCGTTGTCGCCGCCAAGGAGGTGGAATTCGAAATGACACCCGAGCAGGCTTCCGCCTGCGAGGCCCGGGGCGACACCCCGGAGCTCTGGTTCTGCCGCGATCTCAAGGGTTATGCCTGGGTGTTTCGCAAGGGCAATTACCTGAATATCGGGCTGGGCCGGGAGGATAACCACAAGCTGAGCGGTCATCTAGAGGCTTTTGTCGATGAAATGAAGTCCGCCGGGCGCATTCCGGAGGACCTGCCCGGGCGTTTCAAAGGCCACGCCTATCTGCTTTATGCCCATGCCGAGAGGCCACTGGTGGACGACGGTATTCTGTTGATTGGCGATTCCGCCGGCCTGGCTTACACCCAGAGCGGTGAAGGCATCCGGCCCGCCATCGAATCGGCGCTGCTGGCGGCAGATGTGATACGGGACGCGCCGGATTATTCGGCCTCCTCATTGCAGATCTACGGCGATGCCATTGCCGGACGCTTTGGCAATCGGGCGGCAGACACGGATCAGGGCTGGCAGGTTCCGGACTGGATCAAGACGCCACTGGCCAGCAGCCTGATGCGCTCGCACTGGTTTACAAGAAAGGTGGTTACGGAGAAGTGGTTCCTCCATCAGGAAGTGCCGCCGCTGAAAGCCGCTGTCTGAGACGGAAAACAAAAAACCCGGGAGAATCTATAACGATGCCCCCGGGTTTCTTTCAGGCCCTGAACTCAGTTCGCCGTCAGTTCAATCACGTCAATACCGTACAGGGTGGTGGTTCCGCTGATTTCATTTCCCACTGCCAGCAAGGGCTGCCCATTCGGGCTGTCCTCGGCGGCGATGAAGGCAATGCCCTCCGGCCCAGAATCTTTGGCCATACCGGCCTGCAGGTCTGCATCCGACACTGAGAAATCCCGATTATTCAGGTACTGGACGAATTCCGGATTCTGGGGATTGGTCACGTCGTAAACCATGATTCCGCCAATTCGCTCAAGACCGATAAACGCGAAGGTCTGGCCGTTGATTGTGCCAACCGTGACGGCTTCCGGCTCAGGACCTTTGTCATCAGATCGGTTGTCGAAATTGTTCTCGTCATTGGTGGCATTGAAGTTCTCAGGCAACAGACTGGCGGTGATCCGCTCGAATTCGCTGCCGCTGTCAAAGACCCTCTGGCCATCGGCAGACCAGATAGAGAAGGATCGTGCGCCGTAGGTGTAGATTTCGCTGTATTCGCAGTCTACTTCCGGATCTGTCGCCGGGTCAGAGGGATCGCAGCCATTGCTGACGCCCAGGGTCGAGGTCACGTTGATCCGACCCAGGTTCTCCTCCAGCTGTAGATCGGCCGCATTTGGGAAGGCCGTGGCATCCAGGGTCAGATCCCCAAGCCGGAACTCTTCGGAGAAGCCATCGTAGTCCCGGGAATCACCCTCGTTGGCGGTGATGTAGTACGTCTTGCCGTTGTAGCCGTAGCTGGTGATCGCGTCCGGCATATACATACCTTTTACCGGCCAGTTGCGAATGTTGATGCCGCTATCCCGATTGCTGACGTCCAGCTCGTTTCCTATCACGCTGTGGTCCTTGAAACCGAGGGGCAGGATCGCATTGATCACCCCGGCCTCGATATCCAGCTCGGCTACGGCGTTGTTCTCCTGCAGGGCGACCCAGGCGGTCTTGTTGTCGAGGGAGACCGCAATGTACTCCGGCTCCATATCCTGGGCGACGGTTGCTCCCGGCCCAAACACCCGCACACCGCTGGCTTTCAGGGCCGCCTCATCGGCATTGAAGGCTTCGAACCCTGCGGTGGTTACCGTTGCGCCGGCAACGCCCGCTGACAGATCAATAATGCTGACGGATCCCACCGGATCGTTGGTGTAGTCGTCGCTGGGTTCACCCTCGTTGGCGACCAGCACTTTCATGCCGTCCCGGGTAAAGGCAACCATATCGGGCAGCGCCCCTACCGTAACTTCACCAACCTTGCCAAGGTCAGTGGTGTTGTAGAAAACGACCTTGCCGTTGTCCTGCTTGACGTCGGCTTCGATGGCCACCGCCACCAGGCTGCCGAAGACAGCCACACTGTTGGCGGATGCACCCTCGGCGGTCGCATCGATGGTCTGCAAGAGAACCGGTTGGGAGGGGTCCTGGATATCAAGCACGTCTACCGTGGAGGCACCGGCGTTTACAACGAACAATCGCTGGTTGGCAGCATCGTGGGCAACAATTTCGGCAGCTCCCACGTCGAACACATCGCCCGGGGCCTGATAGGTGCCCAGGACATTAAGTTCGATCAGTGATTTACTGGTGCCGTTGATACCATCAGCGCCATCGTCACCATCATCGGTACAGGCGCTCAGGCCCAACAGGGAAGACAGGATGGTTGCGGAAAGCAGGGTCTTACGGAACATGACATTGTGCCTCTGGCATTGCTTGGTGTAGGGAATTCCTACACACGCTAGGCCACGGGCGTGACAGTTCAGCGTCAATTCCGAGTCATTACCATGACGAATTAGTGACAGGAACAAAAAATGGCGACCCGAAGGTCGCCATTCCGTAACTTCAATCGACTCAATGGCCGAGGTAACTCCGATACATCCAGACAGTCTTTTCCTGCTGAGAGATGTAGTCACTCATAAGGGCAACGGTGCCCTCATCTTCCGCGTCACCCGCCAGACTGAGCAACGCACGCTGTTTGCCGATCAGTTTGGCAAAGCTTTCCACGATGTTCTCCATCGCTTCCTTGCCATCCGAAACATCTTTACGCTCGGGCACTTCAGACCGTTCAATATAGGTGCTGTAGGCGTGAGCCGGCCGATGGCCAAGCGTCAGCACGCGCTCTGCAATCTCATCAATCTTGAGCAACAGATCATCGTACAGCTCTTCGAATTTGACGTGAAGCTCGAAGAAGTTGTCGCCCTTGATATTCCAGTGGTAGCCACGGACATTCATGTAGAAGATCTGATAGTTGGACAAAAGATCATTCAGGGAATCAGCAAGCTGCGCTGTTTTCTCAGTATCAAGACCAATAAAGTTCTTACCCATAACGCATCTCCTTGGCAGTTATGTATGACGTTTCAGAAAGTATACGACCGACCAAACACGGTCGGGAAGTTTAGTTTGCTAATCTCGTTAATAGCGACGCTGAATAATGCTATGAAAGAAGTCAAATAAATAGCCCGAGGCTATCCTCATTCTCAATACAATTCATTTAACAATCATTCTCACCCGGTCTTAAATAAGCAATGAACCACGAGCGAAACCGGAGATGACCATGAGCACGTTAAAACTGTTTGTACATAACCATGGCACGAATGGCGACCAGTCGCTGATCAAAACGGTAACGTTCGCCCTCACCCATTTTACAGTGGCCTTCACCGTGGCTTATCTGCTCACGGGTGACATCCTGATTGGCAGTTTGATCGCCATGGTTGAGCCAGCCATCAACACCGTTGCCTATTTCTTCCATGAAAAGATCTGGGCCCGTCGCCAGCGTAACGCAAGGACAACAACCGGAACTTTATCCCAGACTCAGCCCCACACCTGTTGATTCTGATCAAGGACCGGCTCAAACACCCGGCCCACAATCGGTGCAGCCCTCTTCTGGCGCCGGTCCGATACTGAGATTTCGGTTGAGGTCTTTCAGGGCCGTCCGCAACCCTTCCTCGATAACCGGATGGTAAAATGGCATTTCCAGCATTTCGCTGACGGTCAGTCGTCGCTGGGCCGACCATGCGAGCAGATGGGCAATATGCTCCGCCGCAGGGCCGAACATCTCGGCTCCCATGAACAGGCCACTGCCATGCTCACCATAAACCCTCAGTAGCCCCCGGTTTTTGCCAATGACCCGACTGCGCCCCTGATCCTCGAACGATACCTCGCCCACGGCGAAACAACCGCGACACCGCTCGTCCACCTGCTGAATGGTCAGGCCTACGGTCGCAATCTGCGGATCGGTGAATACCACCGCCAACGGGGTACGGCGAAGTCCCGTCCGAACATCCGGGTAGGACGCCGCGTTGTCGCCCGCGATACGGCCCTCGTCGGCCGCCTCATGCAACAGCGGCAGGCTGTTATTGGCATCGCCGGCGATGAATATGTGGCTGTCGCCACATCGCTGGGTATGGGGATCAAACAGGGGGAGGCCCTTGTCATCGAGCTCAATACCGGCGTTCTGGATATCCAGCCCGTCCACATTCGGACGACGGCCGGTAGCTGCTAACAGGTAATCAAAGGTTTCGGTCTTTTCACCGGCATCCCCATCCACAAACGTAATGGCAACACCGTTATCAACCCGCTCAACGTTTTTGACCTCCGAATCGGGATCCAGCGGGAATTCTTCATTAAAGGTTTTAAGGGCGTAGTCCCGGATGGAGTCATCCTGGATGGGACCGACAGCCCCGCCAACGCCGAACATGCGAACCCGGACCCCAAGCCGGCTCAAGGCCTGCCCTAGCTCCAGACCAATAACGCCCGGCCCAAATACCGCCACCGAGTCCGGCAGATCCTGCCACTCGAAAATATCATCATTCACCACCAGCCGGTCTTTGGCCTCTTTCAGAAACCCGGGAATGTTGGGCCGTGAACCGGTAGCGATAATGATCCGGCCGGCCTGCACCTCAAGGTTGTTGCCAACCACCAGATGATTCGGGCCGACAAACCGGGCGTGACCTCTCAACTGGTGCGCCTCCGGAAACTTCTCGACCGAGTTAATCACGCCAGAAACGAAACGGTCCCGCTCGGTTCGCACCCGTTCCATAACCCGTTTACCATCAACTCTGATCGCTCCGGCAGACACACCAAACAGGTCGCCAAGCTGCATCTGATGGGCATTTTCGGCGGCCGCAATCAAAAGCTTGCTGGGCATACACCCGACCCTGGCGCAGGTGGTTCCGTACTGGTCGCCCTCAATCAGTACTACTCTGTCGGTCGCCTTGCGCACACGCTGATACGCCACCATTCCTGCGGTACCGGCTCCGATAATGGCAACGTCTACGGCTCGCTTTTCCATACAAGGTCTCCTGACAGGCGTTCCCGGCATCGGGGAACACGGAAGGTTGGAACGGGTGAGACCTCAGTATAGAAGCCATGGCAAGTTTCACCCATACCGTGAAAAAAGACCTGATTCGGCCTATGCTGTCAGACTTTTCAGACCTTGGCAGGCTCAGGAGAGGAGTTGGAACTATGCAGAGTTACTGGCCGGAATTTCTGACGGTGGCCCTCGTCCACTTGCTGGCAGTGGCAAGCCCCGGTCCGGATTTTGCCGTGATGCTCAGACAGGCGCTCTGCCAGAGCCGAAGGAACGCGCTGCTGACAGCCATCGGTATCGGCGGGGGCATTCTGGTGCATGTCTGCTATTCCTTGCTCGGAATCGGCCTGCTGATCCAGCAATCGATCATGCTTTTCAATGTTCTCAAGGTGCTGGGGGCACTCTACCTTGCCTGGATTGCCGTTCAGTGTTTGAGGGCCCGGGCCGGTGGCGTTCATGTAGAACAGGCCCCGACGGGAGGGCAATCCGGTCTTGCCGCCCTGCGGTTGGGTTTCCTGACCAATGCCCTGAATCCCAAGGCAACGCTGTTTTTTGTCTCCCTGTTCTCTGTTGTGATCAGCCCGGGCACGCCCATTGCGCTCCAGGCCGGCTACGGCATTTACATGGCTTTGGCCACGGGGCTGTGGTTTGCCATGGTCGCTGTTTTCTTCACCCTGCCCCGGATCCGCCGCGGGTTTAACCGGTTTGGCCACTGGCTGGACCGGCTGATGGGCGGTGTTCTGATGTTACTGGCAGGCCAGCTGCTACTGTCTACAGTGAGCGGATCAGAGCCTCCGTCTGCGCCCATCCCAGACAAGGATCGGTAATCGAGCAGCCGTAGCGCAGGTCTTCACCATCGTCCTGGCGGCCCGGTTCCAGGAAACTTTCCAGCATCAAACCACGGATATGCTGGTTGCCGGCACGGCGCTGGGCCATTACTTCCCGGGCGATATCCAGCTGTCGTTCGGCCTGCTTGCAGGCATTGTCATGGCTGCAGTCCACCATCACCGCAGTCGACAATCCGGCTTCTGCCAGGGCCCCAACGGCCTGCTCAATACTTGCAGCATCATAGTTGGTAATACCTCGGCCACCGCGCAACACCAGATGGGTATCAGGGTTGCCCCGGGTGGTAATCATGACCGGCGCCCCGGTCGCGGACACCCCAAGGTGGTGATGAGGATGGGATGCCGACTTCATGGCGTTGGTTGCCACGGCAATACCGCCATCGGTGCCGTTCTTGAAGCCGGTGGGCATCGGCAGGCCACTGACCATTTCACGATGTACCTGGGATTCGGTGGTTCGGGCACCAATGGCAGTCCAACTTACCAGATCACCCAGGTAATCCATGGCGAACGGGCTCAGGGCCTCGGTGGCCAGCGGCAAACCCATGGCCGCCAGATTCAACAGCAGGCGGCGGGAGCGGCGCAGCCCCTCATTCAGATCGCCTTCTCCTGTGCGCTCCGGGTCGTACAGCAGCCCTTTCCAGCCGACCGTAGTCCGGGGCTTCTCCAGATACGCCCGCATAACGATGAGGAAGCGGTCGCTGACGTCGTCCGCCAGGGCCTTCAGCTTCTTCCCGTATTCCAGGGCCGCCACCTCATCGTGTATGGAACACGGCCCCATTACGATCAGGGTTCTGCTGTCCTCGCCCTGTAGAATGTCCCGGATGGCCTGCCTCTGCTCCTCTACCTGTTGGACGACAGCGGCACTGGCCGGCATCTCAAGTCTCAGCTCCGCGGGCGTCGGCAGAACCACTTCCTGTCGGTGCCGCGCCTGAGTCTCCGCATCCTGGTGTGTCAGTTCAGTGTTCAAGGGCATGTTCATGTCAGTGTTCCCGTTTCCCTGCGTCAGAATCAAAAAAGCCCCGGCTGGGCTACCAGTCGGGGCTTTTTGAGTCCTGTGGCAGCCTGGGTTTTCTGCCGGGCTGCCTTCCTCGTTATTCGTTCGATGAAGATCCTATGGGCGGCCCCGGCTCTGGCTAAAATAAAAGCCATAACCAAACCACCAGAAAAACACAGCAGCGACGGCAGCCGCCGGCTTGGCGCCGAAAGCTTGCAAAACATTCAATTGACAGGTCGCGTGTGTCGTCTTCATGCTTTTCAATATATACCCCTGGTTTTCACCTTGGCAACCCGTGTGTCGGAGTTTTTTTCGACTCCGACAGAAGGATTGGAGCACTGAATGGTCGTTTTTGTCCGAGGATACCCCCTGCAGCTTTTTCTTGTTCTGCTGCTGGGACTTTGTTCCAGCCAGGCTCTGGCCCAGGCGGAATCTCGCGTGTACCAGCTCAATAACCGACCAGGCGACGATGTGGCGGTGCAGATCCGCGAGCTTTACCAGGGCTCGCCGGTAACCGTGACCGCCCGGGGCCAACAACTGGTGGTACGCGGTGAACCCGACCTGCTGGACGAAATCGGACGGCTTGTCGAAACGCTTGATGTAGCGCCCGTTCAGGTCAGGATCACTGTTCGGTCCAGAACGGATAGCGGCGGCAAACGCTCAGGTGCCGGCATTTCCGCGTCTAACGGCCGCGCCGAACTCTCTGCCGAACGTCGCGTTACCACTACCGGCAGCGCCCAGGAGCGGACCCTGGTGATGCAGGATGGCCAGTCGGCACATATTACGTCAGGCCAGGTCCGGACGATTCCAGTCGCCATTCGCGGCGGTCGTAATCCCGCGGCTTTCCTGCAACAGGTCGAAACCCGCAGCGGGTTTCTGGTCAGTCCCCAGGTCATTTCCGATCAGGCGGTGGAACTGAGCATTGTCTCGTTCGAGGAGGAACCGGCAAATATGGACGGATATGAAACGGAAGCGGTCGTTACCATTCGCCGAGTTGAGCCGGGACAGTGGGTGTCACTGGGTAGCACAACAACCCATTCCAGCCAGGAGCGCAGTGGAATTACCTATCAGGTGAACAGTAGCCGCTCCGACAATCGCAGTTTTGAAGTCCGAGTCGATATTCTGCCCTGAATCAGGCCTGTCGCTTGCCGAGAAGTACCTGTTTGGCTTCGTTCAGTTTGGCTGCCAGGTAATCGTTTCCGCCCCGGTCGGGGTGAAGTTTCTGCATGAGCCGGCGATGCGCCATCACGATTTCCTCTTCAGAGCAGCCGGCTTTTACCCCGAGAATATCGCAGGCCTCTCGTTCTGACATCTGCCCAGCCAGATCAGTGCCCGAGCCAGAATGATCACTCGCCTGCTCACGGCTTTCTTGCCCCGGCTTCCTCCCCATGAACCGGTTGATTTCCGGAGCAAATTTCAACAAGGCGGGAAGCTTGCGCAAGAGGGGAATCACAGCCGCAACTGCCGCTGTGAGCACATGCACGCGTCCGGTCAGGACCATGAACACCAGCAAGGCTCCACCGACCACGAGGATCACCTTCCAGGTGGCCGCCTTTTTCTTTTCCGCGGACAACGCGCCCCACTGTTTCAGAATCACAAAAACGGCGGCTGCCAACGCAAGCCCCAGAATCCACTGCATTATTGATCCTCACCCTGAATACCGTCGTAATTCTGTCATCGACGCGAGCTACATTACCAGCACCCTGCAGGGAAAGCCGCCCCTCATGAAAACACCCAGACAGCCTTGATGCTTGTCAAATCCGGCAAACCCGGAGTCTAGATAGAAATACTTACAACCCAGTGACAATAGCGACCCTGATTTTGTAGGATGCTATGCTTCCCAAAATCTGACACAGTTCCCCAGGACCCGAACCATGCGCACTGCTTCCCGCTTTATAATCGTCATTATTTTTCTCGGCGTAGTGCTCGGAGGCATCTTCGGCTACAAGTTCTACCAGTTTGGCCAGATGCAAGAGCAGATGTCCCAGCCTCAGCCACCCGCCCAGATTTCCGCGGTTGAGGCCCAGAAAGAAGCCTGGACGCCCGCCATCAAGGCTGTCGGCAGTGTTGAAGCCATCAACGGCATCCAGGTGGCCAACGAAGTGCCCGGCGTCATTGAGACCATCAATTTCGAATCCGGTGACCAGGTCAGCCGTGGTGATGTATTGATCCGGATTGATTCAGCAATCGATGAAGCCGCCCTGCGCACACGTCGCGCCGAGGCACAGTTGGCCGAGCAGGAGTTCAAGCGG
This genomic stretch from Marinobacter salsuginis harbors:
- a CDS encoding SAM-dependent methyltransferase produces the protein MNQSTAQKPRDHGQESKSHVLTLPLESTHVDRSPHTYERWLIAKLMRMAGSPPLRFRLWNGDVIEPDGQQSQFALHLTDPKALYALVTNPNLAFGDLYSAGRLEVEGDLPDLMETLYRSVHQARQKWPKWLEALWRNHNPRSTGISEAKENINHHYDLGNEFYRLWLDSAEMQYTCAYYESPELTLEQAQLAKLEHVCRKLRLKPGMTVVEAGCGWGGLARYMARNYGVKVHSYNISKEQLAFAREEARKQGLNHLVEYVEDDYRNISGQYDAFVSIGMLEHVGKENYEALSELIKRSLKPDGIALLHSIGRNRPMLMNAWIEKRIFPGAYPPSIGEFMEICEHGDFSVLDVENLRLHYAQTLSHWMDRFNENEDKVTAMYDGHFTRAWRMYLAGSIAAFRAGSLQLFQVVFTHGDNNSLAQNRRDLYAFPAAPEEA
- a CDS encoding NAD(P)/FAD-dependent oxidoreductase, with protein sequence MDYYDLIIVGAGPAGSTLASALETSGKKVLTIDKQDFPRDKTCAGWVTPAVMKTLKIDLDEYANGRTFQPIRRFRIGMMGQPAVENDHGDVVSYGIRRCEFDDYLLSRVTGPKQLATPVKSIVRKDGNWVINDTWEAPLVVGAGGHFCPVARLLGEGPGSHETVVAAKEVEFEMTPEQASACEARGDTPELWFCRDLKGYAWVFRKGNYLNIGLGREDNHKLSGHLEAFVDEMKSAGRIPEDLPGRFKGHAYLLYAHAERPLVDDGILLIGDSAGLAYTQSGEGIRPAIESALLAADVIRDAPDYSASSLQIYGDAIAGRFGNRAADTDQGWQVPDWIKTPLASSLMRSHWFTRKVVTEKWFLHQEVPPLKAAV
- a CDS encoding choice-of-anchor I family protein gives rise to the protein MFRKTLLSATILSSLLGLSACTDDGDDGADGINGTSKSLIELNVLGTYQAPGDVFDVGAAEIVAHDAANQRLFVVNAGASTVDVLDIQDPSQPVLLQTIDATAEGASANSVAVFGSLVAVAIEADVKQDNGKVVFYNTTDLGKVGEVTVGALPDMVAFTRDGMKVLVANEGEPSDDYTNDPVGSVSIIDLSAGVAGATVTTAGFEAFNADEAALKASGVRVFGPGATVAQDMEPEYIAVSLDNKTAWVALQENNAVAELDIEAGVINAILPLGFKDHSVIGNELDVSNRDSGINIRNWPVKGMYMPDAITSYGYNGKTYYITANEGDSRDYDGFSEEFRLGDLTLDATAFPNAADLQLEENLGRINVTSTLGVSNGCDPSDPATDPEVDCEYSEIYTYGARSFSIWSADGQRVFDSGSEFERITASLLPENFNATNDENNFDNRSDDKGPEPEAVTVGTINGQTFAFIGLERIGGIMVYDVTNPQNPEFVQYLNNRDFSVSDADLQAGMAKDSGPEGIAFIAAEDSPNGQPLLAVGNEISGTTTLYGIDVIELTAN
- a CDS encoding Dps family protein, yielding MGKNFIGLDTEKTAQLADSLNDLLSNYQIFYMNVRGYHWNIKGDNFFELHVKFEELYDDLLLKIDEIAERVLTLGHRPAHAYSTYIERSEVPERKDVSDGKEAMENIVESFAKLIGKQRALLSLAGDAEDEGTVALMSDYISQQEKTVWMYRSYLGH
- a CDS encoding DUF2061 domain-containing protein, which encodes MSTLKLFVHNHGTNGDQSLIKTVTFALTHFTVAFTVAYLLTGDILIGSLIAMVEPAINTVAYFFHEKIWARRQRNARTTTGTLSQTQPHTC
- a CDS encoding dihydrolipoyl dehydrogenase, which gives rise to MEKRAVDVAIIGAGTAGMVAYQRVRKATDRVVLIEGDQYGTTCARVGCMPSKLLIAAAENAHQMQLGDLFGVSAGAIRVDGKRVMERVRTERDRFVSGVINSVEKFPEAHQLRGHARFVGPNHLVVGNNLEVQAGRIIIATGSRPNIPGFLKEAKDRLVVNDDIFEWQDLPDSVAVFGPGVIGLELGQALSRLGVRVRMFGVGGAVGPIQDDSIRDYALKTFNEEFPLDPDSEVKNVERVDNGVAITFVDGDAGEKTETFDYLLAATGRRPNVDGLDIQNAGIELDDKGLPLFDPHTQRCGDSHIFIAGDANNSLPLLHEAADEGRIAGDNAASYPDVRTGLRRTPLAVVFTDPQIATVGLTIQQVDERCRGCFAVGEVSFEDQGRSRVIGKNRGLLRVYGEHGSGLFMGAEMFGPAAEHIAHLLAWSAQRRLTVSEMLEMPFYHPVIEEGLRTALKDLNRNLSIGPAPEEGCTDCGPGV
- a CDS encoding LysE family translocator encodes the protein MQSYWPEFLTVALVHLLAVASPGPDFAVMLRQALCQSRRNALLTAIGIGGGILVHVCYSLLGIGLLIQQSIMLFNVLKVLGALYLAWIAVQCLRARAGGVHVEQAPTGGQSGLAALRLGFLTNALNPKATLFFVSLFSVVISPGTPIALQAGYGIYMALATGLWFAMVAVFFTLPRIRRGFNRFGHWLDRLMGGVLMLLAGQLLLSTVSGSEPPSAPIPDKDR
- a CDS encoding 3-deoxy-7-phosphoheptulonate synthase, translated to MNMPLNTELTHQDAETQARHRQEVVLPTPAELRLEMPASAAVVQQVEEQRQAIRDILQGEDSRTLIVMGPCSIHDEVAALEYGKKLKALADDVSDRFLIVMRAYLEKPRTTVGWKGLLYDPERTGEGDLNEGLRRSRRLLLNLAAMGLPLATEALSPFAMDYLGDLVSWTAIGARTTESQVHREMVSGLPMPTGFKNGTDGGIAVATNAMKSASHPHHHLGVSATGAPVMITTRGNPDTHLVLRGGRGITNYDAASIEQAVGALAEAGLSTAVMVDCSHDNACKQAERQLDIAREVMAQRRAGNQHIRGLMLESFLEPGRQDDGEDLRYGCSITDPCLGWAQTEALIRSL
- a CDS encoding secretin N-terminal domain-containing protein, whose translation is MVVFVRGYPLQLFLVLLLGLCSSQALAQAESRVYQLNNRPGDDVAVQIRELYQGSPVTVTARGQQLVVRGEPDLLDEIGRLVETLDVAPVQVRITVRSRTDSGGKRSGAGISASNGRAELSAERRVTTTGSAQERTLVMQDGQSAHITSGQVRTIPVAIRGGRNPAAFLQQVETRSGFLVSPQVISDQAVELSIVSFEEEPANMDGYETEAVVTIRRVEPGQWVSLGSTTTHSSQERSGITYQVNSSRSDNRSFEVRVDILP
- a CDS encoding DnaJ domain-containing protein, coding for MQWILGLALAAAVFVILKQWGALSAEKKKAATWKVILVVGGALLVFMVLTGRVHVLTAAVAAVIPLLRKLPALLKFAPEINRFMGRKPGQESREQASDHSGSGTDLAGQMSEREACDILGVKAGCSEEEIVMAHRRLMQKLHPDRGGNDYLAAKLNEAKQVLLGKRQA